Proteins from one Xenopus tropicalis strain Nigerian chromosome 1, UCB_Xtro_10.0, whole genome shotgun sequence genomic window:
- the tox4 gene encoding TOX high mobility group box family member 4 isoform X1 — MSRGLALRLMDLHLFSGLDTDGSDGGLPGHHMLFTGDEGAPCSIDMPGLLHSQPLYGVYGYSKFPGSSDNYLTITGPGHPFLTGTETFHTPSLGDEEFEIPPISLDSDPSLAVSDVVGHFDDLGDPSGVQDEGFATQYGVQTLDMPVEMTHEVMDQTGGLLGAGLAMDLDHPIVTPYSANPPVTIDVSMTDMSSGILGHSQLTTIDQSELSSQLGLSLGGGAILHPVQSPEDHLSPTPSPTSSLHDEDMEDFRRITAPKNIIVEQAKKPKTPKKKKKKDPNEPQKPLSAYALFFRDTQAAIKGQNPNATFGEVSKIVASMWDSLGEEQKQVYKRKTEAAKKEYLKALALYKANQLSQVAVDTVDLDPPAVPALLSESPVPSPSVVTATSIPECVSSPSAPSPPSQTVALPQQSIAKIIISKQILPAGQNPTSIALSQGVVTVIPATVVTSRGLPLAQLQPSPQAQRVTRSVLQAAMQMPPRLQPPPLQQMQQPPRLQQMAPAQQPSITILQSPPPLQPMQKVRLTLQQPPPLQIKIIPPPLQPQPQAVQVQNQSLSVINVSTSPEAPASPPEQLEVLPEVVQEESPPPQMDVELVSSSPPPSLSPQPRCVRSGCENAPIECKDWDNEYCSNDCVVKHCRDTFMAWIAARSQGTLAPVK; from the exons ATGTCGCG GGGGCTAGCTCTTCGACTCATGGACCTACACCTATTTTCTGGTTTGGACACAGATGGCAGTGATGGGGGCCTCCCTGGCCACCACATGCTATTTACAGGAGATGAGGGAGCTCCATGCTCCATTGATATGCCAGGTTTGCTCCACTCTCAGCCTCTCTATGGAGTGTATGGGTATAGCAAG TTTCCGGGGAGCAGCGACAATTACCTTACAATCACAGGGCCAGGACACCCTTTTCTTACAGGGACAGAG ACTTTTCACACACCCAGCCTTGGGGATGAGGAGTTTGAGATTCCACCCATCTCTCTGGATTCTGATCCCTCCTTGGCTGTATCTGATGTAGTTGGTCACTTTGATGACCTTGGAGACCCTTCTGGAGTGCAGGATGAGGGTTTTGCTACACAATATGGTGTACAGACTTTGGACATGCCGGTTGAGATGACCCATGAAGTGATGGACCAAACTGGAGGGCTCCTTGGAGCTGGATTGGCTATG GACTTGGATCATCCCATAGTCACACCCTACAGTGCAAATCCTCCTGTCACCATAGATGTATCAATGACAGACATGTCATCTGGGATTCTGGGACACAGTCAGCTTACCACTATTGATCAATCAGAGCTGAGCTCCCAACTTGGTCTGAGCCTTGGTGGAGGGGCTATCCTGCATCCTGTCCAGTCTCCTGAGGACCATCtttcccccaccccatcaccaacAAGTTCTTTGCATGATGAAGATATGGAAGACTTCAGAAGG ATAACAGCCCCTAAAAACATAATTGTGGAGCAAGCCAAGAAGCCAAAAACTcccaagaagaaaaaaaagaaagacccaAATGAGCCACAGAAACCACTGTCTGCATATGCTCTGTTTTTCCGTGACACGCAAGCTGCCATCAAGGGGCAAAACCCCAATGCTACCTTCGGGGAGGTGTCAAAAATTGTGGCATCTATGTGGGACAGTCTAGGAGAGGAGCAAAAACAG GTTTACAAGAGGAAAACAGAGGCGGCTAAAAAGGAATATCTTAAGGCACTGGCACTGTATAAAGCAAATCAGCTATCACAG GTTGCTGTTGACACAGTAGATCTGGACCCCCCAGCTGTTCCTGCTCTACTGTCAGAATCTCCTGTTCCATCTCCTTCTGTAGTAACTGCCACCAGCATTCCTGAGTGTGTGTCTTCTCCCTCTGCACCCAGTCCCCCATCTCAGACAGTGGCTTTGCCTCAACAAAGCATTGCTAAAATAATCATTTCAAAACAGATACTGCCAGCTGGACAGAACCCTACCTCTATAGCCTTGTCCCAGGGTGTGGTTACTGTTATTCCTGCCACTGTGGTGACATCTCGCGGACTACCTTTAGCTCAACTTCAACCTAGTCCTCAGGCTCAGAGGGTAACACGTTCAGTGTTACAGGCAGCCATGCAGATGCCACCACGTCTACAGCCACCACCCTTGCAGCAAATGCAGCAGCCCCCAAGACTTCAGCAGATGGCCCCTGCTCAGCAGCCTTCAATCACTATCCTGCAGTCGCCACCTCCGCTACAACCAATGCAGAAAGTGCGCCTAACGCTGCAGCAGCCTCCTCCCTTGCAAATTAAAATTATCCCTCCTCCACTGCAACCTCAACCCCAAGCTGTACAAGTGCAAAATCAAAGCCTGTCAGTCATTAATGTTTCCACTTCTCCTGAGGCCCCTGCCTCACCCCCTGAGCAGTTGGAGGTGTTACCTGAAGTGGTCCAAGAG GAGTCTCCCCCTCCACAGATGGATGTGGAGCTTGTGAGCAGCTCTCCCCCTCCCAGCCTTTCACCTCAGCCCCGATGTGTCCGTTCTGGATGTGAGAATGCACCAATAGAATGCAAAGATTGGGACAATGAGTATTGTAGTAATGATTGTGTAGTGAAACACTGCAG agaCACTTTCATGGCATGGATTGCTGCACGCAGTCAGGGCACACTTGCACCTGTAAAATAA
- the tox4 gene encoding TOX high mobility group box family member 4 (The RefSeq protein has 2 substitutions compared to this genomic sequence) gives MEFPGSSDNYLTITGPGHPFLTGTETFHTPSLGDEEFEIPPISLDSDPSLAVSDVVGHFDDLGDPSGVQDEGFATQYGVQTLDMPVEMTHEVMDQTGGLLGAGLAMDLDHPIVTPYSANPPVTIDVSMTDMSSGILGHSQLTTIDQSELSSQLGLSLGGGAILHPVQSPEDHLSPTPSPTSSLHDEDMEDFRRITAPKNIIVEQAKKPKTPKKKKKKDPNEPQKPLSAYALFFRDTQAAIKGQNPNATFGEVSKIVASMWDSLGEEQKQVYKRKTEAAKKEYLKALALYKANQLSQVAVDTVDLDPPAVPALLSESPVPSPSVVTATSIPECVSSPSAPSPPSQTVALPQQSIAKIIISKQILPAGQNPTSIALSQGVVTVIPATVVTSRGLPLAQLQPSPQAQRVTRSVLQAAMQMPPRLQPPPLQQMQQPPRLQQMAPAQQPSITILQSPPPLQPMQKVRLTLQQPPPLQIKIIPPPLQPQPQAVQVQNQSLSVINVSTSPEAPASPPEQLEVLPEVVQEESPPPQMDVELVSSSPPPSLSPQPRCVRSGCENAPIECKDWDNEYCSNECVVKHCRDTFMAWIAARSQGTLATVK, from the exons ATGGAG TTTCCGGGGAGCAGCGACAATTACCTTACAATCACAGGGCCAGGACACCCTTTTCTTACAGGGACAGAG ACTTTTCACACACCCAGCCTTGGGGATGAGGAGTTTGAGATTCCACCCATCTCTCTGGATTCTGATCCCTCCTTGGCTGTATCTGATGTAGTTGGTCACTTTGATGACCTTGGAGACCCTTCTGGAGTGCAGGATGAGGGTTTTGCTACACAATATGGTGTACAGACTTTGGACATGCCGGTTGAGATGACCCATGAAGTGATGGACCAAACTGGAGGGCTCCTTGGAGCTGGATTGGCTATG GACTTGGATCATCCCATAGTCACACCCTACAGTGCAAATCCTCCTGTCACCATAGATGTATCAATGACAGACATGTCATCTGGGATTCTGGGACACAGTCAGCTTACCACTATTGATCAATCAGAGCTGAGCTCCCAACTTGGTCTGAGCCTTGGTGGAGGGGCTATCCTGCATCCTGTCCAGTCTCCTGAGGACCATCtttcccccaccccatcaccaacAAGTTCTTTGCATGATGAAGATATGGAAGACTTCAGAAGG ATAACAGCCCCTAAAAACATAATTGTGGAGCAAGCCAAGAAGCCAAAAACTcccaagaagaaaaaaaagaaagacccaAATGAGCCACAGAAACCACTGTCTGCATATGCTCTGTTTTTCCGTGACACGCAAGCTGCCATCAAGGGGCAAAACCCCAATGCTACCTTCGGGGAGGTGTCAAAAATTGTGGCATCTATGTGGGACAGTCTAGGAGAGGAGCAAAAACAG GTTTACAAGAGGAAAACAGAGGCGGCTAAAAAGGAATATCTTAAGGCACTGGCACTGTATAAAGCAAATCAGCTATCACAG GTTGCTGTTGACACAGTAGATCTGGACCCCCCAGCTGTTCCTGCTCTACTGTCAGAATCTCCTGTTCCATCTCCTTCTGTAGTAACTGCCACCAGCATTCCTGAGTGTGTGTCTTCTCCCTCTGCACCCAGTCCCCCATCTCAGACAGTGGCTTTGCCTCAACAAAGCATTGCTAAAATAATCATTTCAAAACAGATACTGCCAGCTGGACAGAACCCTACCTCTATAGCCTTGTCCCAGGGTGTGGTTACTGTTATTCCTGCCACTGTGGTGACATCTCGCGGACTACCTTTAGCTCAACTTCAACCTAGTCCTCAGGCTCAGAGGGTAACACGTTCAGTGTTACAGGCAGCCATGCAGATGCCACCACGTCTACAGCCACCACCCTTGCAGCAAATGCAGCAGCCCCCAAGACTTCAGCAGATGGCCCCTGCTCAGCAGCCTTCAATCACTATCCTGCAGTCGCCACCTCCGCTACAACCAATGCAGAAAGTGCGCCTAACGCTGCAGCAGCCTCCTCCCTTGCAAATTAAAATTATCCCTCCTCCACTGCAACCTCAACCCCAAGCTGTACAAGTGCAAAATCAAAGCCTGTCAGTCATTAATGTTTCCACTTCTCCTGAGGCCCCTGCCTCACCCCCTGAGCAGTTGGAGGTGTTACCTGAAGTGGTCCAAGAG GAGTCTCCCCCTCCACAGATGGATGTGGAGCTTGTGAGCAGCTCTCCCCCTCCCAGCCTTTCACCTCAGCCCCGATGTGTCCGTTCTGGATGTGAGAATGCACCAATAGAATGCAAAGATTGGGACAATGAGTATTGTAGTAATGATTGTGTAGTGAAACACTGCAG agaCACTTTCATGGCATGGATTGCTGCACGCAGTCAGGGCACACTTGCACCTGTAAAATAA
- the tox4 gene encoding TOX high mobility group box family member 4 isoform X2, which translates to MDLHLFSGLDTDGSDGGLPGHHMLFTGDEGAPCSIDMPGLLHSQPLYGVYGYSKFPGSSDNYLTITGPGHPFLTGTETFHTPSLGDEEFEIPPISLDSDPSLAVSDVVGHFDDLGDPSGVQDEGFATQYGVQTLDMPVEMTHEVMDQTGGLLGAGLAMDLDHPIVTPYSANPPVTIDVSMTDMSSGILGHSQLTTIDQSELSSQLGLSLGGGAILHPVQSPEDHLSPTPSPTSSLHDEDMEDFRRITAPKNIIVEQAKKPKTPKKKKKKDPNEPQKPLSAYALFFRDTQAAIKGQNPNATFGEVSKIVASMWDSLGEEQKQVYKRKTEAAKKEYLKALALYKANQLSQVAVDTVDLDPPAVPALLSESPVPSPSVVTATSIPECVSSPSAPSPPSQTVALPQQSIAKIIISKQILPAGQNPTSIALSQGVVTVIPATVVTSRGLPLAQLQPSPQAQRVTRSVLQAAMQMPPRLQPPPLQQMQQPPRLQQMAPAQQPSITILQSPPPLQPMQKVRLTLQQPPPLQIKIIPPPLQPQPQAVQVQNQSLSVINVSTSPEAPASPPEQLEVLPEVVQEESPPPQMDVELVSSSPPPSLSPQPRCVRSGCENAPIECKDWDNEYCSNDCVVKHCRDTFMAWIAARSQGTLAPVK; encoded by the exons ATGGACCTACACCTATTTTCTGGTTTGGACACAGATGGCAGTGATGGGGGCCTCCCTGGCCACCACATGCTATTTACAGGAGATGAGGGAGCTCCATGCTCCATTGATATGCCAGGTTTGCTCCACTCTCAGCCTCTCTATGGAGTGTATGGGTATAGCAAG TTTCCGGGGAGCAGCGACAATTACCTTACAATCACAGGGCCAGGACACCCTTTTCTTACAGGGACAGAG ACTTTTCACACACCCAGCCTTGGGGATGAGGAGTTTGAGATTCCACCCATCTCTCTGGATTCTGATCCCTCCTTGGCTGTATCTGATGTAGTTGGTCACTTTGATGACCTTGGAGACCCTTCTGGAGTGCAGGATGAGGGTTTTGCTACACAATATGGTGTACAGACTTTGGACATGCCGGTTGAGATGACCCATGAAGTGATGGACCAAACTGGAGGGCTCCTTGGAGCTGGATTGGCTATG GACTTGGATCATCCCATAGTCACACCCTACAGTGCAAATCCTCCTGTCACCATAGATGTATCAATGACAGACATGTCATCTGGGATTCTGGGACACAGTCAGCTTACCACTATTGATCAATCAGAGCTGAGCTCCCAACTTGGTCTGAGCCTTGGTGGAGGGGCTATCCTGCATCCTGTCCAGTCTCCTGAGGACCATCtttcccccaccccatcaccaacAAGTTCTTTGCATGATGAAGATATGGAAGACTTCAGAAGG ATAACAGCCCCTAAAAACATAATTGTGGAGCAAGCCAAGAAGCCAAAAACTcccaagaagaaaaaaaagaaagacccaAATGAGCCACAGAAACCACTGTCTGCATATGCTCTGTTTTTCCGTGACACGCAAGCTGCCATCAAGGGGCAAAACCCCAATGCTACCTTCGGGGAGGTGTCAAAAATTGTGGCATCTATGTGGGACAGTCTAGGAGAGGAGCAAAAACAG GTTTACAAGAGGAAAACAGAGGCGGCTAAAAAGGAATATCTTAAGGCACTGGCACTGTATAAAGCAAATCAGCTATCACAG GTTGCTGTTGACACAGTAGATCTGGACCCCCCAGCTGTTCCTGCTCTACTGTCAGAATCTCCTGTTCCATCTCCTTCTGTAGTAACTGCCACCAGCATTCCTGAGTGTGTGTCTTCTCCCTCTGCACCCAGTCCCCCATCTCAGACAGTGGCTTTGCCTCAACAAAGCATTGCTAAAATAATCATTTCAAAACAGATACTGCCAGCTGGACAGAACCCTACCTCTATAGCCTTGTCCCAGGGTGTGGTTACTGTTATTCCTGCCACTGTGGTGACATCTCGCGGACTACCTTTAGCTCAACTTCAACCTAGTCCTCAGGCTCAGAGGGTAACACGTTCAGTGTTACAGGCAGCCATGCAGATGCCACCACGTCTACAGCCACCACCCTTGCAGCAAATGCAGCAGCCCCCAAGACTTCAGCAGATGGCCCCTGCTCAGCAGCCTTCAATCACTATCCTGCAGTCGCCACCTCCGCTACAACCAATGCAGAAAGTGCGCCTAACGCTGCAGCAGCCTCCTCCCTTGCAAATTAAAATTATCCCTCCTCCACTGCAACCTCAACCCCAAGCTGTACAAGTGCAAAATCAAAGCCTGTCAGTCATTAATGTTTCCACTTCTCCTGAGGCCCCTGCCTCACCCCCTGAGCAGTTGGAGGTGTTACCTGAAGTGGTCCAAGAG GAGTCTCCCCCTCCACAGATGGATGTGGAGCTTGTGAGCAGCTCTCCCCCTCCCAGCCTTTCACCTCAGCCCCGATGTGTCCGTTCTGGATGTGAGAATGCACCAATAGAATGCAAAGATTGGGACAATGAGTATTGTAGTAATGATTGTGTAGTGAAACACTGCAG agaCACTTTCATGGCATGGATTGCTGCACGCAGTCAGGGCACACTTGCACCTGTAAAATAA